A region of Marmota flaviventris isolate mMarFla1 chromosome 11, mMarFla1.hap1, whole genome shotgun sequence DNA encodes the following proteins:
- the Fzd5 gene encoding frizzled-5 — MARPDPCAPPSLLLLLLAQLAGRAAAASKAPVCQEITVPMCRGIGYNLTHMPNQFNHDTQDEAGLEVHQFWPLVEIHCSPDLRFFLCSMYTPICLPDYHKPLPPCRSVCERAKAGCSPLMRQYGFAWPERMSCDRLPVLGRDAEVLCMDYNRSEATTTPPKSFPAKPTLPGPPGAPSSGSECTAGGPSVCTCREPFVPILKESHPLYNKVRTGQVPNCAVPCYQPSFSPDERTFATFWIGLWSVLCFISTSTTVATFLIDMERFRYPERPIIFLSACYLCVSLGFLVRLVVGHASVACSREHNHIHYETTGPALCTVVFLLVYFFGMASSIWWVILSLTWFLAAGMKWGNEAIAGYAQYFHLAAWLIPSVKSITALALSSVDGDPVAGICYVGNQNLNSLRGFVLGPLVLYLLVGTLFLLAGFVSLFRIRSVIKQGGTKTDKLEKLMIRIGIFTLLYTVPASIVVACYLYEQHYRESWEAALTCACPGPDAGQPRAKPEYWVLMLKYFMCLVVGITSGVWIWSGKTVESWRRFTSRCCCRPRRGHKSGGAMAAGDYAEASAALTGRTGPPGPSAAYHKQVSLSHV; from the coding sequence atGGCTCGGCCTGACCCGTGCGCGCCGCCCTCGCTCCTGCTGTTGCTTCTGGCGCAGCTGGCGGGCCGGGCGGCGGCCGCCTCCAAGGCCCCGGTGTGCCAGGAAATCACGGTACCCATGTGCCGCGGCATCGGCTACAACCTGACGCACATGCCCAACCAGTTCAACCACGACACGCAGGACGAGGCGGGCCTGGAGGTGCACCAGTTCTGGCCACTGGTGGAGATCCACTGCTCGCCGGACTTGCGCTTCTTCCTGTGCTCCATGTACACGCCCATCTGCCTGCCGGACTACCATAAACCGCTGCCGCCCTGCCGCTCCGTGTGCGAGCGCGCCAAGGCCGGCTGCTCGCCTCTCATGCGCCAGTATGGCTTCGCCTGGCCAGAGCGCATGAGCTGTGACCGTCTCCCTGTGCTGGGCCGCGACGCCGAGGTCCTGTGCATGGATTACAACCGCAGTGAGGCCACCACGACGCCCCCCAAATCCTTCCCAGCCAAGCCCACCCTCCCAGGCCCGCCAGGGGCGCCGTCCTCCGGGAGCGAGTGCACAGCAGGGGGCCCATCTGTGTGCACGTGCCGCGAGCCCTTCGTGCCCATCCTGAAGGAGTCGCACCCACTCTACAACAAGGTGCGAACGGGACAGGTGCCCAACTGTGCGGTGCCCTGCTACCAGCCGTCCTTCAGCCCAGACGAGCGCACGTTCGCCACCTTCTGGATTGGTCTCTGGTCAGTGCTTTGCTTCATCTCCACTTCCACGACGGTGGCCACTTTCCTCATTGACATGGAACGCTTCCGCTACCCGGAGCGCCCAATTATCTTTCTGTCAGCCTGCTACCTGTGCGTGTCGCTGGGATTCCTGGTGCGCCTGGTTGTGGGCCATGCCAGTGTGGCCTGCAGCCGGGAGCACAACCATATCCACTATGAGACGACAGGCCCTGCGCTGTGCACCGTCGTATTCCTGCTAGTCTACTTCTTTGGCATGGCCAGTTCCATCTGGTGGGTCATCCTGTCGCTCACCTGGTTCTTGGCGGCTGGCATGAAATGGGGCAATGAGGCCATTGCGGGTTATGCACAGTACTTCCACCTAGCAGCGTGGCTTATTCCCAGCGTTAAGTCCATTACGGCGCTGGCTCTGAGCTCGGTGGACGGGGACCCGGTAGCCGGCATATGCTACGTGGGCAACCAGAACCTGAACTCCCTTCGCGGCTTCGTCCTGGGCCCACTGGTGCTCTACCTCCTGGTGGGCACGCTCTTCCTCCTAGCGGGCTTCGTGTCGCTTTTCCGCATCCGCAGCGTCATTAAGCAGGGCGGCACCAAGACGGACAAGCTGGAGAAGCTTATGATCCGCATTGGCATCTTCACGTTGCTCTACACGGTGCCCGCCAGCATCGTGGTGGCCTGCTACCTGTATGAGCAGCACTATCGCGAGAGCTGGGAGGCGGCTCTCACCTGCGCTTGCCCGGGCCCCGACGCCGGCCAGCCGCGTGCCAAGCCCGAGTACTGGGTGCTCATGCTCAAGTATTTCATGTGCCTGGTGGTGGGCATCACGTCGGGCGTCTGGATCTGGTCCGGCAAGACAGTGGAGTCTTGGCGGCGCTTCACCAGCCGCTGCTGCTGCCGCCCGCGGCGGGGCCACAAGAGCGGGGGCGCTATGGCCGCCGGGGACTACGCCGAGGCGAGCGCTGCGCTCACTGGCAGGACCGGGCCTCCGGGCCCCTCTGCCGCCTACCACAAGCAGGTGTCCCTGTCGCACGTATAG